A DNA window from Maribellus comscasis contains the following coding sequences:
- a CDS encoding lactonase family protein: MKNLFLYLLLFSSTLVGFAQDTEDWKKLYVGTFTSEGAEGIYLCNFNLKTGDIQLEKTFKAIDDPSFLKISPDKKYIYVAGRASDKIEKNGGYIYAYKIEKNGDILFLNKQLSHGKDPCHVDVSADGKFVAVANYTSGTTALYPVAQDGTVNPACSVNRNEGSGPDKSRQASPHAHSIKFSPFDSSVFSADLGTDQLDIFLLKNKKLTEAEQKFVKIPEGSGPRHFDFHPNGEIIYVINELNSTVSVVKNQNNEWKVVQNISSLPGDFAAESYCADVHISNDARFLYGSNRGHNSITVFAIDDLTQNLAFKGAVSVEGNWPRNFTLSPDNKFMLVANQRSGNITVFKINEETGFPEFTGKQIQLPAPVCLEFLN, translated from the coding sequence ATGAAAAATTTGTTTCTTTATTTACTCCTGTTTAGTAGTACTTTAGTGGGTTTCGCCCAGGATACCGAAGATTGGAAAAAATTATATGTTGGAACTTTTACTTCGGAGGGTGCGGAGGGAATTTATCTCTGTAATTTTAATCTTAAAACCGGAGATATTCAGCTCGAAAAAACGTTTAAAGCAATCGACGATCCTTCCTTTTTGAAAATTTCTCCTGATAAAAAATACATCTATGTTGCCGGAAGGGCGAGCGACAAAATTGAAAAAAACGGGGGATATATTTACGCTTATAAAATTGAAAAAAATGGTGACATTTTATTTTTAAACAAACAGCTTTCGCACGGTAAGGATCCGTGTCATGTAGATGTTTCAGCGGATGGTAAGTTTGTTGCCGTTGCGAATTACACCAGCGGAACAACAGCGCTGTATCCGGTGGCCCAAGACGGGACAGTAAACCCTGCGTGCTCGGTAAATCGAAATGAAGGTTCAGGTCCCGATAAATCACGACAAGCATCGCCTCATGCACATTCCATAAAATTTTCGCCGTTTGATTCAAGTGTTTTTTCTGCCGATTTAGGAACTGACCAGCTTGATATTTTTTTACTAAAAAACAAAAAGTTGACAGAAGCTGAACAGAAGTTTGTGAAAATACCTGAGGGTTCAGGGCCACGTCATTTTGATTTTCACCCTAATGGGGAAATAATCTACGTTATTAATGAATTAAATTCAACGGTTTCTGTTGTGAAAAATCAAAATAACGAATGGAAGGTTGTTCAGAATATTTCTTCATTGCCTGGTGATTTTGCAGCGGAAAGTTATTGTGCCGATGTGCACATTTCCAATGACGCTCGTTTTTTGTATGGCTCAAACCGGGGGCACAATTCTATAACTGTTTTTGCAATAGACGATTTAACGCAGAACTTGGCATTCAAAGGAGCCGTCAGTGTGGAAGGGAACTGGCCACGCAACTTTACTTTAAGTCCTGACAATAAATTTATGTTGGTAGCCAATCAGCGTAGCGGGAATATTACTGTTTTTAAAATAAATGAAGAAACCGGATTTCCGGAGTTTACCGGAAAACAAATTCAACTTCCGGCACCTGTTTGTTTGGAATTTCTTAACTAA
- a CDS encoding CDGSH iron-sulfur domain-containing protein: MTKPKIAAKSPIQVSLEPGTHFWCACGQSNNQPFCDGSHRGTEFTPVMFKIEEKQDTWLCRCKQTGNKPYCDGTHNSL; the protein is encoded by the coding sequence ATGACAAAACCGAAAATTGCAGCAAAAAGTCCAATTCAAGTATCACTCGAGCCGGGAACACACTTCTGGTGTGCCTGCGGACAAAGTAACAACCAACCATTCTGCGATGGTTCGCACAGAGGCACTGAGTTTACTCCTGTGATGTTTAAAATTGAAGAAAAACAAGATACCTGGCTTTGCAGGTGTAAACAAACAGGAAATAAACCGTACTGCGACGGAACCCACAATTCTTTGTAA
- a CDS encoding flavin reductase, whose product MKYKAFHRLSYGLYLIATELEGKKYGYIGNTAFQVTSSPSQIAISSHKKNNSTDKIINSKKFSLSVLKKEVNTTLIGEFGFMSSTDIDKFRNIETKTSKTGAPIVTDSCVAWFDCKVVTTVDVGSHMLIIGEVVDSDVLSGEEPLTYAYYREKYKMLSPKNSPTYVERDRLDKEEEPKAEIQEEREKQPEKDSGSDNMSTFTCTICGFRYDPEEGDPTMGIPPGTPFEDLPDDYKCPICNASKDYFRED is encoded by the coding sequence ATGAAATACAAAGCTTTTCATAGGTTGTCATATGGATTGTATCTAATCGCTACAGAGCTTGAAGGGAAAAAATACGGATATATTGGAAATACTGCTTTTCAGGTAACCTCAAGTCCCTCACAAATTGCTATTAGCAGTCATAAAAAAAATAACTCTACTGATAAGATTATTAATAGTAAAAAATTTTCGTTATCGGTTTTAAAAAAAGAAGTAAATACCACGTTGATAGGTGAATTTGGCTTTATGTCGAGTACGGATATCGATAAATTCAGAAACATAGAAACCAAAACTTCAAAAACCGGGGCCCCGATTGTAACAGATTCCTGTGTTGCCTGGTTTGATTGTAAAGTTGTTACTACTGTAGATGTTGGTTCTCATATGTTAATTATTGGAGAGGTTGTGGATAGTGATGTCCTTTCAGGAGAAGAACCGTTGACTTATGCTTATTATCGCGAGAAGTACAAAATGCTGTCACCCAAAAATTCACCTACATATGTTGAAAGAGATCGGCTTGACAAAGAAGAAGAACCAAAAGCGGAAATACAGGAAGAGCGTGAGAAGCAACCTGAGAAAGATTCCGGTTCGGACAATATGAGTACTTTCACTTGTACAATTTGCGGATTCCGCTACGATCCGGAGGAAGGAGATCCAACAATGGGAATTCCTCCCGGCACTCCGTTCGAAGATCTACCCGATGACTACAAGTGTCCGATTTGTAATGCGTCTAAAGATTACTTCAGAGAGGATTAA
- a CDS encoding alpha/beta hydrolase family protein — MKKSTMLVTLFTLCALFTNAQNTDSLKEEIEQLQNSDENMDHRIDQLAKMIDDVLWFNKVGDIAHVDKLYIYGPPKWKEENPTAKGAGNPVKFWTYVFIPSDVDISKKYPLIVLPHGGVHSDFTTYYTHIVRELISEGYVIVAPEYRGSTGYGRGHYEKIDYGGLETEDVYYSRNYMIENYSFIDKNRVGIIGWSHGGLITLMNIFDHPDEYQVAFAGVPVSDLIARMGYHNQSYRDLYEADYHIGKSANDNVQEYRRRSPVWNTHKFDGTPLLIHTNTNDDDVNVLEVEHLIKSLKAEGKPFEYKIFEDLPGGHSFDRMDTKTGKEIRLKIHQHLAKYLKPENPFKTLEDLQKAAYKF, encoded by the coding sequence ATGAAAAAATCAACGATGCTTGTTACGCTTTTTACCTTATGTGCATTATTTACGAATGCACAAAACACAGATTCATTAAAAGAAGAGATTGAGCAACTGCAAAACTCGGATGAAAACATGGATCACCGGATAGATCAGTTGGCAAAAATGATTGATGATGTTCTGTGGTTTAATAAAGTGGGTGATATTGCACATGTTGACAAACTTTATATTTATGGCCCGCCTAAATGGAAAGAAGAAAATCCAACAGCAAAAGGCGCCGGAAATCCGGTAAAATTCTGGACCTACGTTTTTATCCCGTCAGATGTTGATATATCAAAAAAATACCCTTTAATTGTTTTGCCACACGGTGGAGTTCACTCCGATTTTACAACATACTACACCCACATAGTACGCGAGTTGATTAGTGAGGGCTATGTAATTGTAGCTCCCGAATACAGGGGAAGTACGGGTTACGGAAGAGGTCATTACGAAAAAATAGACTACGGTGGACTCGAAACCGAAGATGTATATTACAGCCGAAATTATATGATTGAGAATTACAGTTTCATCGATAAAAACCGGGTAGGAATTATTGGGTGGAGCCATGGTGGTTTAATTACATTGATGAATATCTTTGATCATCCTGATGAATACCAGGTGGCCTTTGCAGGAGTCCCTGTCAGTGATCTGATCGCACGGATGGGGTACCATAACCAAAGTTATCGTGACTTATACGAGGCAGACTATCACATCGGGAAAAGTGCCAATGACAATGTACAGGAATACAGAAGAAGATCACCTGTATGGAACACTCATAAATTTGACGGGACGCCACTATTGATTCACACCAACACCAACGATGATGATGTAAACGTTCTGGAAGTGGAACACCTGATTAAATCGTTAAAAGCTGAAGGAAAACCATTTGAATACAAAATCTTTGAAGATTTACCGGGAGGACATTCATTTGACAGAATGGATACTAAAACCGGAAAAGAAATCCGGTTAAAAATCCATCAGCATCTTGCCAAATACCTAAAACCAGAAAATCCGTTTAAAACATTGGAAGATTTACAAAAGGCCGCATACAAATTTTAA
- a CDS encoding sigma-54-dependent transcriptional regulator, protein MPNHKINHNYKIFIVEDNELYAQVLKKQLVSDQFQVKVFYNGKDCIANLGENPHIITLDYTLPDMTGQEVLKQIQQKLPDTHVIVISAQENITTAIELMKSGAYDYIMKAPDTREKLSNIIKNIYKSDQLKNENILLKDAVKEKYNFRKLIKGNSREIDHVFDLMEKAIQTQISISVSGETGTGKELVAKGIHYNSKRSTKPFVAVNVSAIPETLVESELFGHEKGAFTGADFRKIGKFEQANSGTLFLDEIADLDIAIQAKLLRVIQEREVTRLGGSETIPLDVRIITATHKNLSNLVAEGQFRQDLYYRLLGLPIELPPLRERGNDIILLAKYFVDEFCKENEMEPKSISDEAKKMLLTYHFPGNIRELKAVMELACVMTNRDVIKPSHLNMNVDDSVQNLLANEKTLEEYNNEIIKHFLNKYNQNVRLVASKLGIGKSTIYRMLQKKTLVT, encoded by the coding sequence ATGCCCAATCATAAAATAAACCACAATTACAAGATTTTCATTGTTGAAGATAATGAGTTGTATGCACAAGTCTTAAAAAAACAACTGGTTAGCGATCAGTTTCAGGTTAAAGTATTTTATAATGGTAAGGATTGTATTGCAAATTTGGGTGAAAATCCCCACATCATTACCCTCGACTATACTTTGCCCGACATGACCGGACAGGAAGTATTAAAACAAATACAACAAAAACTACCTGACACACACGTCATTGTAATCTCAGCCCAGGAAAATATAACTACAGCGATAGAACTGATGAAAAGCGGGGCTTACGATTACATTATGAAAGCTCCCGACACCCGGGAAAAGCTAAGCAACATCATAAAAAACATCTATAAAAGCGACCAACTGAAGAATGAAAATATTCTTCTAAAGGATGCGGTAAAAGAAAAATACAATTTTAGAAAATTAATAAAGGGGAACAGCCGCGAAATTGATCATGTTTTTGACCTGATGGAAAAAGCCATTCAAACTCAAATATCCATTTCGGTTTCAGGTGAAACCGGCACAGGAAAGGAACTGGTGGCAAAAGGTATTCATTATAACTCAAAAAGAAGCACAAAACCTTTTGTAGCGGTTAATGTTTCGGCTATTCCTGAAACCCTTGTTGAAAGTGAACTTTTTGGACACGAAAAAGGCGCATTTACAGGTGCTGATTTTAGAAAAATAGGAAAATTTGAACAGGCAAATTCAGGAACTTTGTTTCTTGATGAAATCGCCGATCTGGACATTGCCATTCAGGCTAAATTGTTGCGGGTAATTCAGGAACGCGAAGTTACCCGCTTAGGGGGAAGCGAAACCATACCCCTGGATGTCAGAATAATAACTGCTACCCATAAAAATCTTTCAAATCTGGTAGCCGAAGGACAATTCAGACAGGATTTATATTACCGCCTGCTGGGACTGCCCATTGAACTTCCCCCATTAAGAGAACGCGGCAATGATATCATCCTCCTGGCAAAATATTTTGTTGATGAATTTTGCAAGGAAAATGAAATGGAGCCCAAATCGATTTCCGATGAAGCTAAAAAAATGCTACTGACGTACCACTTTCCCGGAAATATAAGGGAATTAAAAGCTGTTATGGAGCTGGCCTGTGTAATGACAAACCGCGATGTTATAAAACCAAGTCACTTAAATATGAATGTAGATGACAGCGTTCAGAATTTGCTCGCCAATGAAAAAACACTTGAAGAATATAACAATGAAATTATAAAACATTTTCTGAACAAATACAATCAAAATGTACGACTGGTAGCATCAAAACTTGGGATTGGAAAATCGACAATTTACAGAATGTTGCAAAAGAAAACATTGGTTACTTAA
- a CDS encoding transposase: MKVQRIYETPLEINFNSPRQEFSLYWKSFLTSEIGKLYVSLPWDDLVRHFKIKENKKGPSRFFSPGGMIALMFLKSYVGCSDRKLIEHLNGNIHFQLFCDIWLQGERLTNYKIVSQIRTFLSSRLAISEAQKILAKHWKPFIEHPNIMLTDATCYETSMRYPTNIKLLWESVDWCYGQLKLSCKYLKIRTPRTKYLKQKERYSHYSRKRRKSKKQRRILTRSLLHLLGKLLFLLEETQQNYLYEFTMPARYYRQIKIITTVLSQQQEIFDTGKSVPDRIVSLSKAYIRPIVRGKEVKPVEFGAKVNMIQFGGINFIEHISFSAFHEGIRLKQSVRYGRQLVGKPTHLSGDDIYATNANRTWCRKENIIHGFKRKGRAGKHEQHRKILHSVLRKERATRMEGSFGTEKEHYGLKKIRAMTRKNEELWIFFGVHTANAVRIARKMALQKQAA; the protein is encoded by the coding sequence GTGAAAGTACAAAGAATTTATGAAACGCCCCTTGAAATTAATTTTAATTCACCACGTCAGGAATTTTCTCTTTACTGGAAATCATTTTTAACATCTGAAATTGGTAAACTCTATGTCTCCTTACCCTGGGATGATTTAGTCCGGCATTTTAAAATCAAAGAAAATAAGAAAGGACCTTCCCGTTTTTTTAGTCCCGGGGGAATGATTGCATTGATGTTCCTTAAGTCTTATGTGGGGTGTTCAGACCGAAAACTAATTGAGCACTTAAACGGCAATATCCACTTTCAGCTTTTTTGTGACATCTGGCTACAAGGTGAAAGGCTTACCAATTATAAAATTGTCAGCCAGATACGTACTTTTTTGTCATCAAGGTTAGCTATTAGTGAAGCTCAAAAAATATTGGCAAAACATTGGAAACCCTTTATTGAACATCCCAACATTATGCTTACCGATGCAACATGTTACGAAACTTCGATGCGTTACCCAACCAATATAAAACTACTGTGGGAAAGTGTAGACTGGTGTTACGGTCAATTGAAATTAAGCTGTAAGTATTTAAAGATACGAACACCCCGAACCAAATATCTCAAGCAAAAAGAAAGGTATAGTCACTACAGCCGAAAGCGCAGGAAATCGAAAAAGCAGCGTAGAATACTTACCCGGAGCCTGCTGCACTTACTGGGGAAATTATTGTTTTTACTGGAAGAAACCCAGCAGAACTATCTTTATGAATTTACCATGCCAGCCAGATATTATCGCCAAATCAAAATAATTACCACGGTATTATCTCAACAACAAGAAATTTTTGATACAGGTAAAAGTGTACCCGACCGTATAGTCAGCCTTTCAAAAGCTTATATCCGGCCAATTGTACGAGGAAAAGAAGTTAAACCTGTTGAATTTGGAGCCAAGGTAAATATGATACAATTTGGAGGGATTAATTTTATCGAGCACATAAGCTTCAGCGCTTTTCATGAGGGGATAAGGCTTAAGCAATCTGTGCGTTACGGTCGCCAGCTGGTAGGTAAACCAACACACCTTTCGGGCGATGATATTTATGCCACCAATGCCAACCGCACCTGGTGCAGGAAAGAGAATATCATCCATGGGTTTAAACGAAAAGGAAGGGCAGGAAAACATGAACAGCACCGGAAAATACTTCATTCTGTACTTCGTAAAGAAAGAGCCACGCGAATGGAAGGAAGCTTTGGAACAGAAAAAGAACACTACGGCTTAAAGAAAATAAGGGCCATGACCCGGAAAAATGAAGAACTCTGGATTTTCTTTGGTGTACATACAGCAAATGCAGTTAGGATAGCCCGAAAAATGGCGCTCCAAAAACAAG